A single genomic interval of Coccidioides posadasii str. Silveira chromosome 1, complete sequence harbors:
- a CDS encoding uncharacterized protein (EggNog:ENOG410PQEH~COG:S~BUSCO:9567at33183) → MSSRTLRSRAAKPAQSLLPPAKTTQAGIKGFTRTAKAGVGAAAVAGKVGSSSLKRKLQDADIEEITTTKAPVKERKTSKPGKTVSKLLYKPSASASVPKEEAESIELHLDHDAPASKTDEPVRETTQASPHTEHEQQSEYYQPPRSYNELTNLYSSFLKALSLHLAHNGVTAAADLREFLPNMERVWKRRRVVTEDIQRLLYVENSGTNKSASFRLIDYGSRILLERIRADDATIPGHALDEDELNANFGRSLTRILSEKRSAVSDFDCMRDLPLAPIYKIPKTFLSIKKQKASNIRREIVGLKTPDTVANVKETTPVRKSCTTERRNGLLERIRQKALRQSTLAPPISKETVMRRAAAARIPDIVGVLLLLAPSASTGLDMSPSHAKKAYKLDTIVQNIQDSMHNPVSKDEVSTGLDILSRPEISGDWVTIMSVNSIKSVILRPSRNVSPQEIKDKVKKLKL, encoded by the coding sequence ATGTCCTCGAGAACTTTGCGCAGTCGCGCCGCGAAACCGGCGCAATCTCTCCTTCCGCCAGCAAAGACGACGCAGGCAGGAATCAAGGGATTTACGCGGACAGCAAAAGCCGGCGTTGGGGCAGCGGCGGTTGCGGGCAAAGTTGGCAGCTCTTCTTTGAAACGGAAGCTGCAGGATGCGGATATCGAAGAAATTACGACGACCAAGGCGCCCGTTAAAGAACGGAAGACTTCGAAACCCGGAAAGACCGTCTCGAAGCTTTTATATAAACCTAGCGCTTCCGCCAGCGTTCCCAAAGAGGAGGCAGAGTCGATTGAACTCCATCTTGATCATGACGCTCCGGCTAGCAAAACCGATGAACCTGTCCGTGAAACAACACAGGCAAGCCCTCATACCGAACACGAACAGCAATCCGAATATTACCAACCCCCCCGGTCATATAATGAACTTACCAACCTATACTCTTCCTTCCTCAAAGCATTATCGCTACATCTTGCACACAATGGAGTTACGGCAGCAGCAGATCTTAGAGAATTTCTGCCCAATATGGAACGGGTGTGGAAGAGACGAAGAGTTGTCACGGAAGATATTCAAAGGCTATTGTATGTGGAAAATAGTGGAACCAACAAAAGCGCCAGTTTTAGACTCATTGATTACGGATCGAGAATCCTGCTTGAAAGGATACGGGCGGATGATGCTACGATTCCGGGGCATGCTTTGGATGAGGATGAGCTAAATGCGAACTTTGGAAGAAGCTTGACACGCATCTTGTCCGAAAAAAGAAGTGCAGTATCTGATTTTGACTGCATGCGAGACCTCCCCCTGGCGCCGATTTACAAGATCCCAAAGACCTTCCTTTCGatcaaaaaacaaaaagcgTCCAATATACGGCGTGAAATAGTCGGCCTAAAGACACCAGATACAGTGGCTAATGTCAAGGAGACGACTCCCGTTCGTAAATCGTGTACAACTGAGCGGCGGAACGGCCTCTTAGAAAGAATTAGACAAAAGGCACTGCGGCAGTCTACGTTGGCCCCGCCAATATCCAAAGAGACTGTTATGCGAAGGGCGGCTGCTGCCCGCATCCCAGATATTGTCGGCGTGCTCCTTCTACTGGCACCCTCTGCATCTACGGGCTTGGATATGTCTCCTTCGCATGCAAAAAAAGCCTACAAGTTGGATACGATCGTTCAAAATATTCAAGACTCGATGCATAATCCCGTTTCCAAAGACGAGGTCTCAACGGGTTTGGATATCCTGTCCCGTCCGGAAATTTCAGGGGACTGGGTCACAATCATGTCTGTCAACTCGATAAAATCGGTGATTTTGAGACCGTCAAGGAATGTATCTCCGCAGGAAATAAAGGATAAGGTCAAAAAATTAAAGCTGTGA
- a CDS encoding uncharacterized protein (EggNog:ENOG410PR1H~TransMembrane:1 (i7-24o)), which translates to MAAKSRLPLWIGLGVAGAGGYYLYSAGGDPRKATRKFEEDASRAKHKIRGDLHKDAEDIGAQAGARVDEGVDKARDTAKRIDQRATGYAKEKASELEKARQDTARDFHEKIDSLERDVEKKAEEAKSGVSSWFGGGKK; encoded by the exons ATGGCGGCCAAGTCACGTTTGCCTCTGTGGATAGGCTTGGGTGTCGCCGGTGCAGGTGGTTACTATCTGTACTCTGCCGGCGGAGATCCAAGGAAGGCTACGCGAAAGTTCGAAG AGGATGCCTCGCGGGCGAAGCACAAAATTAGAGGCGATCTTCATAAAGATGCGGAAGATATCGGTGCCCAAGCCGGTGCACGGGTTGATGAAGGG GTCGACAAGGCGCGAGATACTGCAAAGCGTATAGACCAACGGGCCACGGGCTATGCGAAGGAAAAAGCCAGTGAACTCGAGAAAGCTCGTCAGGATACTGCAAGAGACTTTCACGAGAAGATCGACAGTCTAGAACGGGATGTCGAGAAGAAAGCCGAAGAAGCAAAGAGCGGCGTCTCATCTTGGTTTGGTGGCGGCAAGAAATAA
- a CDS encoding uncharacterized protein (EggNog:ENOG410PG2W~COG:T~TransMembrane:18 (o20-41i75-97o137-157i169-186o206-229i276-297o303-321i333-349o355-375i387-404o416-434i455-473o493-515i522-541o547-566i578-597o609-627i648-668o)~BUSCO:956at33183): protein MGSKFRDGDTVLSINGKWVSWAHTAVAYSAFVGALIVGLCLHFHKIVENEYYGYPQEWFPSVSATIGDRYPERSVFQVFIAITSGPRFALVFLWYLLTSRPNSSLPKIVAGTGLFRTLTCGGWTYVTSTDDHDWHDIFMISYLIATLPWTLGCLALSPNNQKALKYRKMLAGLFFGTLVPLVYYFIQHKVHKVPGAYTKYAFFEWSLILFDVGFDAVTALDFEGFELVVKDVKGVSRGSTKTARDAVLEEQKDISVRQSLGEGFLFSEAIDAAADVYNGFVFWSILTSLGVLVWYFPLWKMGISGYEALVMSTISPFLLAIPSLRSFAMRSPRVLHLLTLSGLLAYLARNPAYRLFIVGFAVSMGCLAWSATWYSERTQPARLEARIVAWTVGLLASSVAKYAFHTNNPVWPILHPGNGGWNKTAFVLAVLSVLRSTRPKNTVDYFSSNGKKGPSLLAALGLGGLFFAMHSLLSDSSTMISWVWEGFPIRGPIAVPHGSITILTMGLGVILGLSYPRLSGSWTAFGLGSLGAAMLTCYSHWRGFYGAITLSTYLMAVAPVLIKSAVRHSPAMTFGLGFLIYNFMVLFHVWVVAYAFVPGGPLVREHTDWVMATTMLLIGAGVFSASVSNSSPYKNKKATSSNKKQRSYYYYVVAVLQIVSIATSFMRFPTNDYTPHHKDEKLVTAGIWTVHFSLDNAMWSSEKRMRDLIKELELDVVGLLESDLQRIIMGNRDTTQYLAEDLGMYVDYGPGPNKHTWGCALLSKFPILNSTHHLLPSPVGELAPAIHATLDMYGELVDVVVFHSGQEEDPEDRRLQTEYLSKLMGESPRPLILLSYLVTKPLEGNYKTYVSELSGMKDIDASDWDRWCEYILYKNIRRVGYARVSRDSITDTELQVGKFVVGQPEGTSERIPEEQVPVGMRFPAMFRDQGVRGHRYHVFDEPRYYN, encoded by the exons ATGGGTTCCAAATTCAGGGACGGGGACACGGTCCTCTCC ATTAATGGAAAATGGGTCTCTTGGGCACATACAGCCGTGGCCTATTCGGCCTTCGTCGGCGCCTTGATTGTCGGATTGTGTCTTCACTTCCATAAGATTGTTGAAAACGAGTACTACGGATACCCTCAGGAATGGTTTCCATCTGTCTCTGCCACCATCGGCGATCGCTACCCCGAGCGATCAGTTTTTCAGGTGTTCATTGCGATTACATCCGGTCCTCGATTTGCCCTCGTGTTCCTGTGGTATCTCCTGACCTCTCGGCCCAACTCCTCGCTCCCCAAGATTGTCGCTGGCACGGGGCTCTTCAGAACCTTGACATGCGGCGGCTGGACCTACGTTACGTCGACCGACGACCACGATTGGCACGATATCTTTATGATTTCATACCTCATAGCCACGCTCCCGTGGACGCTGGGGTGTCTCGCGCTTAGTCCAAACAACCAAAAGGCCTTGAAATATCGCAAGATGCTTGCCGGTCTCTTTTTCGGTACTCTCGTTCCTTTAGTCTATTATTTCATTCAGCATAAAGTTCACAAGGTCCCCGGCG CATACACTAAATATGCTTTCTTCGAATGGTCGCTCATCCTGTTCGATGTTGGATTCGATGCGGTGACCGCCCTTGACTTTGAAGGTTTTGAGCTTGTAGTCAAAGATGTCAAAGGTGTAAGCAGAGG ATCTACCAAAACAGCCAGAGATGCCGTGCTCGAAGAACA AAAGGATATTTCAGTTCGACAGTCCCTTGGCGAGGGCTTCCTATTTTCCGAGGCCATTGACGCTGCAGCGGACGTCTATAATGGG TTCGTGTTCTGGTCTATCCTTACATCCCTTGGTGTCTTGGTGTGGT ATTTCCCCTTGTGGAAGATGGGCATATCAGGTTATGAAGCCCTTGTGATGAGCACCATTTCACCATTTTTGCTGGCCATTCCTTCGTTGCGATCGTTTGCGATGAGAAGCCCCAGGGTTCTACATCTGTTAACTCTCTCTGGCCTTCTTGCATACCTTGCCCGTAATCCAGCTTATCGACTTTTCATTGTTGGATTTGCCGTGTCCATGGGTTGCCTGGCATGGAGCGCGACATGGTATTCGGAACGTACCCAACCGGCGCGTCTGGAGGCTCGAATCGTCGCCTGGACTGTTGGATTGCTTGCATCTAGTGTTGCCAAGTATGCCTTCCACACTAATAATCCAGTATGGCCCATTCTTCATCCTGGAAACGGTGGATGGAATAAAACTGCATTTGTGCTTGCTGTGCTTTCAGTATTGCGATCGACTCGGCCCAAGAATACCGTTGATTATTTTTCGTCGAACGGGAAGAAGGGGCCGTCTCTACTCGCCGCCCTGGGCCTCGGCGGCCTCTTTTTCGCCATGCACTCACTTCTGTCGGACTCTAGCACCATGATATCCTGGGTGTGGGAGGGATTCCCAATCAGAGGCCCAATTGCAGTGCCACACGGCTCTATTACTATCCTCACAATGGGACTTGGCGTAATCCTAGGCTTGTCTTATCCTCGTCTCTCTGGCAGTTGGACCGCTTTCGGCCTAGGCTCGCTCGGTGCGGCCATGTTGACCTGTTACTCCCATTGGCGAGGCTTCTACGGAGCGATTACTCTATCCACGTACCTTATGGCTGTCGCGCCGGTCCTGATTAAGTCTGCTGTCAGGCATTCTCCTGCGATGACCTTTGGTCTCGGGTTCCTTATTTACAATTTCATGGTCCTCTTCCATGTCTGGGTGGTCGCATATGCCTTTGTTCCAGGAGGCCCGCTTGTACGAGAGCATACGGATTGGGTCATGGCTACCACAATGCTTCTCATCGGAGCTGGAGTTTTCTCGGCTTCAGTTTCAAACTCGTCACCttataagaacaagaaaGCGACTTCTTCCAACAAAAAGCAACGCTCGTACTACTATTATGTTGTCGCCGTCTTGCAGATAGTTTCCATCGCTACGTCTTTTATGCGGTTTCCAACAAATGACTATACCCCTCACCATAAGGACGAGAAACTCGTTACTGCAGGAATCTGGACTGTCCATTTCTCTCTGGACAACGCTATGTGGTCGTCAGAGAAGCGCATGCGTGATCTGATTAAGGAGCTGGAACTCGATGTTGTAGGCTTGCTGGAATCGGACCTTCAAAGGATTATCATGGGCAATAGAGATACAACCCAGTATCTTGCCGAAGACCTAGGGATGTATGTTGATTACGGACCCGGTCCCAACAAACACACGTGGGGATGCGCCCTGCTATCCAAGTTCCCTATTCTTAATTCGACCCATCATCTGTTACCTTCTCCGGTCGGCGAGCTTGCGCCAGCCATCCATGCCACTTTAGATATGTATGGAGAACTTGTCGACGTCGTCGTTTTCCATTCCGGCCAAGAAGAGGACCCCGAGGACCGAAGGCTCCAAACAGAGTACTTGTCCAAGTTGATGGGAGAGTCACCGAGACCGCTGATTCTACTCAGCTATCTCGTCACCAAACCACTGGAAGGTAATTACAAAACTTATGTTAGTGAACTCAGTGGAATGAAGGATATCGATGCCAGCGATTGGGACCGGTGGTGCGAGTATATTCTCTACAAAAACATTCGCAGGGTTGGATACGCCAGAGTGAGCCGCGACTCCATTACGGATACCGAGCTACAG GTCGGAAAGTTTGTCGTCGGGCAGCCAGAAGGCACGAGCGAGCGAATTCCCGAAGAACAAGTCCCCGTTGGAATGCGGTTCCCTGCAATGTTCCGCGACCAAGGTGTTCGTGGGCATCGGTATCACGTTTTCGATGAGCCAAGATACTATAATTAG
- a CDS encoding uncharacterized protein (EggNog:ENOG410PG2W~COG:T~TransMembrane:13 (i41-62o68-86i98-114o120-140i152-169o181-199i220-238o258-280i287-306o312-331i343-362o374-392i413-433o)), with the protein MGRSTKTARDAVLEEQKDISVRQSLGEGFLFSEAIDAAADVYNGFVFWSILTSLGVLVWYFPLWKMGISGYEALVMSTISPFLLAIPSLRSFAMRSPRVLHLLTLSGLLAYLARNPAYRLFIVGFAVSMGCLAWSATWYSERTQPARLEARIVAWTVGLLASSVAKYAFHTNNPVWPILHPGNGGWNKTAFVLAVLSVLRSTRPKNTVDYFSSNGKKGPSLLAALGLGGLFFAMHSLLSDSSTMISWVWEGFPIRGPIAVPHGSITILTMGLGVILGLSYPRLSGSWTAFGLGSLGAAMLTCYSHWRGFYGAITLSTYLMAVAPVLIKSAVRHSPAMTFGLGFLIYNFMVLFHVWVVAYAFVPGGPLVREHTDWVMATTMLLIGAGVFSASVSNSSPYKNKKATSSNKKQRSYYYYVVAVLQIVSIATSFMRFPTNDYTPHHKDEKLVTAGIWTVHFSLDNAMWSSEKRMRDLIKELELDVVGLLESDLQRIIMGNRDTTQYLAEDLGMYVDYGPGPNKHTWGCALLSKFPILNSTHHLLPSPVGELAPAIHATLDMYGELVDVVVFHSGQEEDPEDRRLQTEYLSKLMGESPRPLILLSYLVTKPLEGNYKTYVSELSGMKDIDASDWDRWCEYILYKNIRRVGYARVSRDSITDTELQVGKFVVGQPEGTSERIPEEQVPVGMRFPAMFRDQGVRGHRYHVFDEPRYYN; encoded by the exons ATGGGCAGATCTACCAAAACAGCCAGAGATGCCGTGCTCGAAGAACA AAAGGATATTTCAGTTCGACAGTCCCTTGGCGAGGGCTTCCTATTTTCCGAGGCCATTGACGCTGCAGCGGACGTCTATAATGGG TTCGTGTTCTGGTCTATCCTTACATCCCTTGGTGTCTTGGTGTGGT ATTTCCCCTTGTGGAAGATGGGCATATCAGGTTATGAAGCCCTTGTGATGAGCACCATTTCACCATTTTTGCTGGCCATTCCTTCGTTGCGATCGTTTGCGATGAGAAGCCCCAGGGTTCTACATCTGTTAACTCTCTCTGGCCTTCTTGCATACCTTGCCCGTAATCCAGCTTATCGACTTTTCATTGTTGGATTTGCCGTGTCCATGGGTTGCCTGGCATGGAGCGCGACATGGTATTCGGAACGTACCCAACCGGCGCGTCTGGAGGCTCGAATCGTCGCCTGGACTGTTGGATTGCTTGCATCTAGTGTTGCCAAGTATGCCTTCCACACTAATAATCCAGTATGGCCCATTCTTCATCCTGGAAACGGTGGATGGAATAAAACTGCATTTGTGCTTGCTGTGCTTTCAGTATTGCGATCGACTCGGCCCAAGAATACCGTTGATTATTTTTCGTCGAACGGGAAGAAGGGGCCGTCTCTACTCGCCGCCCTGGGCCTCGGCGGCCTCTTTTTCGCCATGCACTCACTTCTGTCGGACTCTAGCACCATGATATCCTGGGTGTGGGAGGGATTCCCAATCAGAGGCCCAATTGCAGTGCCACACGGCTCTATTACTATCCTCACAATGGGACTTGGCGTAATCCTAGGCTTGTCTTATCCTCGTCTCTCTGGCAGTTGGACCGCTTTCGGCCTAGGCTCGCTCGGTGCGGCCATGTTGACCTGTTACTCCCATTGGCGAGGCTTCTACGGAGCGATTACTCTATCCACGTACCTTATGGCTGTCGCGCCGGTCCTGATTAAGTCTGCTGTCAGGCATTCTCCTGCGATGACCTTTGGTCTCGGGTTCCTTATTTACAATTTCATGGTCCTCTTCCATGTCTGGGTGGTCGCATATGCCTTTGTTCCAGGAGGCCCGCTTGTACGAGAGCATACGGATTGGGTCATGGCTACCACAATGCTTCTCATCGGAGCTGGAGTTTTCTCGGCTTCAGTTTCAAACTCGTCACCttataagaacaagaaaGCGACTTCTTCCAACAAAAAGCAACGCTCGTACTACTATTATGTTGTCGCCGTCTTGCAGATAGTTTCCATCGCTACGTCTTTTATGCGGTTTCCAACAAATGACTATACCCCTCACCATAAGGACGAGAAACTCGTTACTGCAGGAATCTGGACTGTCCATTTCTCTCTGGACAACGCTATGTGGTCGTCAGAGAAGCGCATGCGTGATCTGATTAAGGAGCTGGAACTCGATGTTGTAGGCTTGCTGGAATCGGACCTTCAAAGGATTATCATGGGCAATAGAGATACAACCCAGTATCTTGCCGAAGACCTAGGGATGTATGTTGATTACGGACCCGGTCCCAACAAACACACGTGGGGATGCGCCCTGCTATCCAAGTTCCCTATTCTTAATTCGACCCATCATCTGTTACCTTCTCCGGTCGGCGAGCTTGCGCCAGCCATCCATGCCACTTTAGATATGTATGGAGAACTTGTCGACGTCGTCGTTTTCCATTCCGGCCAAGAAGAGGACCCCGAGGACCGAAGGCTCCAAACAGAGTACTTGTCCAAGTTGATGGGAGAGTCACCGAGACCGCTGATTCTACTCAGCTATCTCGTCACCAAACCACTGGAAGGTAATTACAAAACTTATGTTAGTGAACTCAGTGGAATGAAGGATATCGATGCCAGCGATTGGGACCGGTGGTGCGAGTATATTCTCTACAAAAACATTCGCAGGGTTGGATACGCCAGAGTGAGCCGCGACTCCATTACGGATACCGAGCTACAG GTCGGAAAGTTTGTCGTCGGGCAGCCAGAAGGCACGAGCGAGCGAATTCCCGAAGAACAAGTCCCCGTTGGAATGCGGTTCCCTGCAATGTTCCGCGACCAAGGTGTTCGTGGGCATCGGTATCACGTTTTCGATGAGCCAAGATACTATAATTAG
- the UTP6 gene encoding U3 snoRNP protein (BUSCO:228465at4751~EggNog:ENOG410PJM9~COG:A~BUSCO:8255at33183) yields the protein MAAASDKARFYLEQSIPELKEYENKKIFSKDEIASITKKRSEFEHKINARGPSPVDFARYAEYEMNLDSLRRKRVKRLGIKAPAHSGQRRIFFILDRATRKFHGDIGLWMQYIDYARKQRAHKKLAQIFTNVLRLHPTEAALWIGAARYALDEHADMTQARGYMQRGLRFCKSSRTMWLQYAKLEMIYIARIAARHKILGLDSGTQTKAIRSGDDTETDAPKLNDGDVNPTLENDEVDEAALETLNSTPALSGAIPIAVFDAAMKQFNEDSGLGYDFFSIFTEFEDMPCLRRVLTHVVEHLMETCPTNPRAQICYVRLPVEGIKPTSPQFPRAFGNSLSRLKELAGAGSAQELSKEVARWLVSISSTDGLDPALRQVVEATLRNAERTST from the exons ATGGCGGCGGCGAGCGACAAAGCTCGATTCTATCTCGAGCAGTCGATCCCAGAGCTGAAGGAGTAtgaaaacaaaaagatcttttCCAAG GATGAGATCGCATCGATCACGAAGAAACGATCCGAATTCGAACATAAGATCAATGCGCGTGGTCCGTCACCTGTAGACTTTGCTCGCTATGCCGAATACGAGATGAACCTGGACTCTCTTCGGCGGAAGAGAGTAAAACGCCTAGGGATCAAGGCGCCGGCGCATTCAGGGCAAAGAAGAATATTTTTCATTCTCGACCGGGCAACACGGAAATTCCACGGTGATATTGGCCTGTGGATGCAGTACATCGATTATGCCCGAAAACAGCGCGCGCATAAAAAGCTAGCGCAAATCTTCACCAATGTTTTGCGCCTCCACCCCACAGAGGCAGCACTGTGGATCGGCGCTGCACGGTACGCTCTCGACGAACATGCAGACATGACACAGGCCCGTGGTTACATGCAGCGAGGGCTACGGTTTTGCAAGAGCTCGAGAACGATGTGGTTACAGTATGCGAAGCTGGAGATGATCTATATAGCCCGGATTGCCGCTAGACATAAGATCCTCGGTTTGGACAGCGGAACCCAAACGAAGGCCATTCGGTCCGGTGATGATACAGAGACAGATGCACCAAAGTTGAATGACGGAGATGTCAATCCGACGCTGGAGAATGACGAAGTTGATGAAGCTGCGCTTGAAACGCTAAATTCTACCCCTGCCTTGTCCGGAGCGATCCCGATTGCCGTTTTCGACGCGGCAATGAAACAATTCAATGAAGACAGTGGCCTCGGTTACGATTTCTTCAGCATTTTTACCGAATTTGAAGACATGCCTTGTCTTAGGCGCGTGCTCACTCATGTCGTTGAGCATTTAATGGAGACTTGTCCTACAAATCCGCGAGCTCAAATCTGCTACGTTAGACTCCCCGTCGAGGGAATCAAACCAACATCTCCACAGTTCCCTCGTGCCTTCGGGAACTCTCTAAGCCGGCTAAAAGAACTTGCGGGAGCTGGCTCCGCCCAGGAACTATCAAAAGAAGTTGCCAGATGGCTGGTCTCGATTAGTTCAACAGACGGTCTTGATCCAGCTCTTCGTCAGGTTGTAGAAGCCACCCTTAGAAATGCGGAGCGAACATCAACTTAA
- a CDS encoding uncharacterized protein (EggNog:ENOG410PQCW~COG:J~BUSCO:14468at33183): MTRSMFAWRGCRQIPLLDPPHWLAIRPFLSRRALRQSPQHGTRQNAEDLQTARSWLSRLSSQTIPRSICEISFSRSSGPGGQNVNKVNSKVTLRVPLGLLFPLVPSVLHHEIRSSRYLAGRTDSLVIQSDETRKQSQNLELCFEKLRDVLAEAGKAAIPGETSAEQRKRVKELANEARIRMKKVHSNKKNNRKGKGYDD, encoded by the exons ATGACCCGGAGCATGTTTGCATGGCGAGGCTGTCGGCAAATCCCACTCCTTGACCCCCCGCATTGGCTTGCGATTAGACCATTTCTGAGTCGTCGTGCCTTGCGCCAGTCGCCCCAACATGGCACCCGACAAAACGCTGAGGATCTTCAAACCGCGAGGTCCTGGCTGAGTCGGCTTTCATCCCAGACCATTCCCAGAAGTATCTGCGAGATCTCTTTCAGCAGGTCGAGTGGTCCAGGCGGTCAGAATGTGAATAA GGTAAACTCCAAGGTGACGCTCAGGGTGCCATTGGGCCTTCTTTTCCCTCTCGTCCCTTCGGTCCTACACCACGAAATTCGGTCGTCGCGATATCTTGCTGGGAGGACGGATAGCCTGGTTATCCAATCGGACGAAACGCGAAAGCAATCGCAGAACCTCGAACTCTGTTTCGAAAAGCTTCGTGATGTCCTTGCCGAAGCCGGCAAAGCAGCCATTCCTGGCGAGACATCGGCCGAGCAGAGGAAGAGGGTGAAAGAACT GGCGAACGAGGCGAGAATCCGGATGAAAAAGGTGCACAgcaacaaaaagaacaacCGTAAAGGTAAAGGGTATGATGATTGA